The genomic interval atttatacaattaattttattatcgtctatatttaatactcgtAATTAACGTCAAAACATTCACATTCTATGTGACGAGACACTTCGAAAAAGTCCCTGCAGTAAGGgatttggggggggggggggggggggtgaacGTACTGGGGTTGTCGGAGGCGAGCGTGGCGGAGGCGCGGAAGTCGCAGTTCCAggggtggcggccggcggcctgGTAGAGCTGGTTCATGGCGTACGCGGCGTGGGCGCGCACCGTGTTGGGCTCGAAGCACGCGCCCCCGGCCTGGATGGCGCTGCAGTCCACGCCCACCTGCGCGCATGCGTAGTCCAGGTCGGCCTGCAGGTCGGCGTCCGTCGCACCGGCGCTCGCCACGCACCACCCGCCGCCCCTCGGCTGCTGCGGCGaggccgcgcccgcgcccgcgcctgccgacgacgacgtcagGCCGGCGTCGAACGCCATGGTGAGGTCGGTGTGGTACAGCCCGAACGACCGCTCCGACATCGGGCCGGGCTTGAGGTCCTCGTCGTAGAGCGCGAACAGGTACGTGTCGACGGACTTGCCCGGCATCAGCGGCGTGCCGGCGCCGGACCGCAGGTGCGCGACCAGGTTGGAGACGTACGCCCTGGCGTTGTCCGCCGTGGCGCCGGCCTCCCCGGCGTCGCCCTTGGTCGGCCACCCGGTCTCCGCCACCACGATCTCCACGTCGCCGTACCCGACCCGCCCCAGCGCCGACTTGACGGCATCGAGCTGCGCGTCGAACATGTTGGTGTACTTGATCTTGGACCCGGCGTCGACGCGGCCGGCATTGGGCTGGAAGAGGCAGAAAGCCAGCGTCTCCGGCCGGGGGTCGGACTGGTAGGCGAAGTAGGGGTAGGGGTTGATCATGAAGGGCGCGCTGGTCTTGCTCAGGAAGCCCAGGATCTGCTGCAGCTGCGACGCGACGTCCGGGTGGAAGGCGCCGGTGGACGGCGGGTCGGACTGCGCGAGCACGGCCATGGTGTTCACGGTGGAGAACTTGATCCCCGCGGCCCCGTCgcctgccgcggcggcggcggcgcggaggttcTGCATGGCGgggaggagcgcggcggcgagggaggcgtcCCCGGACTCGAGGACCTCATTCCCGACGGCCACGACGGAGATGGTCGACGCCGGCACGAACGGGAGCACGTTGGCCGCGAGCCAGCgggacgcggcggccgggtCGGCCGCCAGCGAGGGGATCTCGCCGTTGGCCACCCCCACCACAATCGAGATACCTGTGCCGGCGAGCGCCCGCATAATCGCCGGATCAACGCCGTACAGCCTGACCTTGGAGATGGTCGTCGACTTGAGCAGCTTCACCgtctcctccggcgccggcaggTTGTCCGCCACCTCGCCGTAGTTCACCCCGATGTACGACTGCGCCGCTGCGTCCAGACCAAACCCACACACCAAAGCCGTCATGCCGAAATCAACAAACCCCAAAAGCCATGAAAAATCCCAGAGCTTTCCAGCTCGAAAAGCACCCCCACGGCTTCTTGATCCAGCAACAAATTCCTCGGGACACACTCACACACATGGTCGTCAACTTACTGGACACGCCGACGAAGCAGCAGAGCAAGAAGGCGAGAACCAAAAGGGGCTTTCTCGCCTCGGCCTCCATGGGATGGAATCGAGCTCCCGGGGTGGACACGTCGTCTGAGCCCCAGAAGGAAAGAAGCGAAAGAGCGGAAGaacgagggcgaggcggccaAGTGTGGAGACGTGAAGACGCGCGCGACGGACAAGGACGCGGGGAAGCCGACCAAATCATCCAAGAATCATATGCCTACCCGGCAACGAGACGAGCCTACCCACTCGGTGGCGCCCGCCGTTGCGTGCGCCCGCCGGCCAGCCGCGGATTCGCCGTCCGCGGGTAAGGGGAATTGGGTGTACAAAAAATGTAACGAGCGCCGGTACGCGCGCTGCGCTGTGGCCACGTGCGGCGGGCGGGGGCCGTTGGATCGGGGGTGGACGGCTGCCCGCCGGGCGCGGgtcgcggaggcggaggcggagagcCGTTGCGTGCGCGGGCCACcgtgcggcggcgatggtgcgACGACGTGTGTGATCGGGTGGGCCCGTGTTGGGGTGGTACGGGCCGcattgtttttagtttttttactgtgGTACGTACGGTTTTTTCTGGGTAGATCTGGCAGTGATTTTGTGCGTAGCGCGTGTGGGGGATAGATTGATGATGACGCCGGAGATGGCAAAACGCGACgacggctgctgctgctccactGGCAGCCACCCGGGTGTTCGATGTGTGATGCAATCATTTGTGCGCTAGAGGCTGCGCGAGGGCGTGCACTATGCTCTCCCGTGGTAAGTGGCTCAAGTTCGTTACTACAGAACAAGCTCACCATTTTAGTATGCACCGTGCCTTAACAGAGGTGCACGGATCTTACAGAGGACACGAAGGCTTGGGCAGAAAGTGAAAGGAGAGAAACCGGAGAAAGCAAGAAAGAGAGGACAGAACCGAATCAGAAAGCACCAATagggtggcgcggcgaggtcgacCATCGTCGTCGATAGCCAGATACATCGtcccgacgcgccgccgtgtGGATCCGCTGTGGCTCGATGCGTTGTTGTTTGTCTACCGTCCAGATCTACCGCGGGGACGCGGCTGCCGTCTCGATCTGCCGCCCCTTATGCACCGCTGACCAGGAGAGACGAGAGAGCTcggaagaggggagagagttgacagggaaaagaaaaaaaaactattgtgGGGCCCACTTGGAGCACTTTGCGTGGTGAGATGTGTAGCTCCATCCCACGTAGCATCTCCTTCTTTCTGAGGAAGTGGCTTGTATAGTGCATGTCCTTAGGGTATTATAACGTCTGTCTTTAAACCGTTTGTATGTTGTGAAATTTGCAAAAAGATCCCACCCCATCTAACAGACGGTCACAACGTCTCTTCGCGAAGAGACGGTAGGGATGCATGCTCCAATGCCAAACCGACACCGCTAGCACTGATGTACGCCGAATCTCGTCTATTCGC from Oryza brachyantha chromosome 3, ObraRS2, whole genome shotgun sequence carries:
- the LOC102713258 gene encoding glucan endo-1,3-beta-D-glucosidase; translated protein: MIWSASPRPCPSRASSRLHTWPPRPRSSALSLLSFWGSDDVSTPGARFHPMEAEARKPLLVLAFLLCCFVGVSTAQSYIGVNYGEVADNLPAPEETVKLLKSTTISKVRLYGVDPAIMRALAGTGISIVVGVANGEIPSLAADPAAASRWLAANVLPFVPASTISVVAVGNEVLESGDASLAAALLPAMQNLRAAAAAAGDGAAGIKFSTVNTMAVLAQSDPPSTGAFHPDVASQLQQILGFLSKTSAPFMINPYPYFAYQSDPRPETLAFCLFQPNAGRVDAGSKIKYTNMFDAQLDAVKSALGRVGYGDVEIVVAETGWPTKGDAGEAGATADNARAYVSNLVAHLRSGAGTPLMPGKSVDTYLFALYDEDLKPGPMSERSFGLYHTDLTMAFDAGLTSSSAGAGAGAASPQQPRGGGWCVASAGATDADLQADLDYACAQVGVDCSAIQAGGACFEPNTVRAHAAYAMNQLYQAAGRHPWNCDFRASATLASDNPSYGSCVYTGGQ